Below is a window of Polyodon spathula isolate WHYD16114869_AA chromosome 42, ASM1765450v1, whole genome shotgun sequence DNA.
ggggggggggggggggtgacaggtGACTCTGTAACCCTATTTCCTTCGCGAGTGTCTCGTAGCggaaagaaacattaaaaacgATAAAGAAGGATGACAGTGAATATATTACAGCACGACGCGCTGAAGCCACTTTAGCCGAGAGGGGCAGGGGAGAGTGACGCTGTGAAGTCAATCAGTCAGTCGAGttacacactttttaaattcgatgaaaaaaagaagtgttttaatttattaattacttattttaaaagggCTTTTTCTTGCTTGCTGGCAGAAACACACAGCAAGACTTgatttggagggggggggggggggggggacaggtaCAGGGATTAGCAGGACAaaagtgtcaaaaaaaaaaaaaaaaaaaaactacagcagatCAAACTAGGAACATtgctacaatacaacacagtacagACATGAAGCTCCGAGGAGGTAGCGAGGAAATCTACACACACACGTGAAACTGCTACAGCTACAGTCCGGTGCTGAGTGGGAAGAGATGTCTCTTACTCTGCACAGTGCCCACTAAGAGAGCATACGAAACGGTTTTTGAATGGTGGAGCTGGTGTTGTGCGATGACACGGCTGCGGTCTAGTCGATTCTGAATTGAGCTTGGTTTTCGGTTTgtttaccccccacccccaccccccacccggAGGTTTTTAGGGCGAGTCCCGAGCTGGGGGCAGGGGTTAATTAGGCAGCTGTGAGGTCGTGAGTAACGAGGAGAGAACAGGCTAGCTTCTGCTATCTTCCTGTGTGGGGTGGGGCAGGTCTCCGATGGATCCTGAAGAGAAGGAGAGACAGACcagaatgggttttttttttgcatataataAAGTTTAACAGGATATATTGTAGCTTACAATGGTTTACCATATTTTTGTGAACATACTTTTccccaacctctctgtgctttacaatgcttccctatgctttaccagacctctctgtgctttacaatgcttacctgtgctttaccagacctctctgtgctttacaatgcttccctgtgctttaccagacctctctgtgctttacaatgcttccctgtgctttaccagacctctctgtgctttacaatgcttccctatgctttaccagacctctgtgctttacaatgcttccctatgctttaccagacctctctgtgctttacaatgcttccctatgctttaccagacctctctgtgctttacaatgcttccctatgctttaccagacctctctgtgctttacaatgcttccctatgctttaccagacctctctgtgctttacaatgcttccctgtgctttaccagacctctctgtgctttacaatgcttccctatgctttaccagacctctctgtgctttacaatgcttccctatgctttaccagacctctctgtgctttacaatgcttccctatgctttaccagacctctctgtgctttacaatgcttccctatgctttaccagacctctctgtgctttacaatgcttccctatgctttaccagacctctctgtgctttacaatgcttccctatgctttaccagacctctctgtgctttacaatgcttccctatgctttaccagacctctctgtgctttacaatgcttccctatgctttaccagacctctctgtgctttacaatgcttccctatgctttaccagacctctctgtgctttacaatgcttccctatgctttaccagacctctctgtgctttacaatgcttccctatgctttaccagacctctctgtgctttacaatgcttccctatgctttaccaccacctctctgtgctttacaatgcttccctatgctttaccagacctcttctgtgctttacaatgcttccctatgctttaccagacctctctgtgctttacaatgcttccctatgctttaccagacctctctgtgctttacaatgcttccctatgctttaccagacctctctgtgctttacaatgcttccctatgctttaccagacctctctgtgctttacaatgcttccctatgcttgaaCGAAATGCGGAGAGACACTAAAATGTTCGAATGTGGGACCGAATGGTCTGGATAGGACCCACGAAATGTTACTGAAGGGATACGAAACTGGTCACGAGAACACGAATGTTACGAAGGATACAAAATGAGACACGAATAATAAATGTGACAAGACACGACCAATGACACCTCATACCCCCAATCAAatttctgtgcttttactgtggagaaACTTTCAtgagggttagtttaccatgttAACTGCACAGCCACAAAGTAGCCCCTATAAAAGCAAGGCAAAGTGCACAGGTAAAGCGtgtcacaaaataataataacaataaccataacaataacaataacaataataaggtGCGTTTGATCCAACTTCAACACACAACTGTATCAATAACACAAATGTCACCTCTCACTTTCGCGTGGCTTATTCAAcagtataaattaataaaaacgcactcattcatttattaaaagtacAACACAGTTGCAGTTTGAAGTCTTGCGGGTTTCAATACGTCGCAATTTGTTGTCATTGTTCGCCAAAAAAGCCTTTCAACGTATTTTTTACAACAATATTTGTCGTTTCGATGTTACGTGTGGCGAAATAACAGATAATGTTACTATTGTTATCGTTGTTATTATCTTACCTGTCGACTCGGCTTGTTAAACTGAAGATTTTAACCGTCTCttctcaagaaaaaaataaaaataaatgaaatcttaAATCTTCTACTGAAGTTTAAACAACACCGCCGCCGGCAAACGTATTAAAAAACACCGACTCTAAAGTTTATCGGTTTCAATGAAACAACAAGGTcccttatttattgatttatttgtttgtttgtttgtttagttttatttaaacgtTTATTTTGCCTCAAGTCTGAGCGGGTGACGTGCTCGAGCTCTCTCGCGCGCTCCCGCGTCTCCAGCGGCTCCTCCTCGCGCCAAAAAACGAACTTTTTTTCccgcccctttaaaaaaaaaaaaaaaaaaaaaaaaaaaaaaaaaaactttcacttTCCATTGacccaattgtattttttttttcaaaccacgCCTTTAATTTTTTGACGTCACCAGACGCCCCTCCCTTTCGCTCTTAACATTGAACCGTAACGGCTCCTTTTGGCCACGCCCTCCCTAGATCTCTCCCCGCCCACCAGACCGGAGCCACTCCCCCCCCGGTAAACGGCAACTGAAACTCAAACCACGCCCCTAAAGCCGCGGGCCACGCCCCTCTCTTAAAAGGGAcagtgtcttatttttttttttttttttttttttttacaccagtaGGGAAAGGCTGCTAGATCTCTGCTGGCTTTATCGCCAAAAGTCACTTTAAAAATAGCccagttgtttgttttaattgaaagcaagcttattattaacatgcataaaaaaaaaacaatcaaaagagCTTTCCTAAGAAAAGATAgctggtataaatttgataaaaactacaagccccagtataGCTCACCCACACGCCTCTATAAACAAACTTCCTAAGGAAggtctgaagggacaaatcaacattcatgcCAGACCAGCAACCCAAATACTGCGTGATCCCTTTCTTGAAATACTAATACATCCCAAAACaacattgcaaacatgaaaacagtttcaatttttttttttttttttttaaaggtataccACTAATCCAATTGCATTATAAACCCGCGGctcatgaatatttaaaaaagccCAAAAACCCGCGGACACGGCAACTCTGCAGCATCTAGTTGCAAGTTTGCAAAAATAATGTTCCTAAACTAAAAACTATAACCACAACAGATCGAGtaagagagaaaaataaataaataaataaataaaaaaagaaaaaagtaagttTACCATTGGTATCTCGTTTCAATTTTAGGATCTCTCCTgcctgcagccttttttttttttttttttggtcagttgGTTTCCAAAGGGAAGCGGGAGGATAATGACAAGACGCAGTCACGCGTGGGACCCTGGAGACCTCCTGGCTCCCCcgaaaaaaattaatataataataataaacaacaatagACGTCTGCTTTTAGAAAATCCTAcagtaacctaaaaaaaaaaaaaaaaaagcacgaatAAAAGAGAAAGAGAGTAAATCTTTTGAGCTCAAGGGGATGAAACAGCTAAGGGATGAATGAAAGATATTTCGGGTGCATTGTGTGGAAATAAGAGGATTTAAAAGTCGAGTTTTTGTTCCCCTTTAGAGAGATAGTAATGGTGGGTTTGcgtgtaaatataataataatataataataatatattatattcttaCTTTACCAACGTGGTGAATGACACTGaaaacaaatctttttaaaataatgacgatttttttcaagcaattttttgttttgcttttaaggGCGattctttgtaaataaaaaaaaaatcgaacgACAGAAACAACAACGATAGCttgctgtatttgtgtatgtataatatatataatatatattatatatatatagagagatgaGAGATTCATTTCcctactattattatatattattattattatttaggttttTCTAAACGCACcccgagattttttttttgggccTCAAAAAAAGGGCAAGGGACTGTTATCGTGCTGACAATTGCAGacaaaagtaatgtttttaatactTAAATTTTGCATCTTTTGCAAAGATTGTCTAACTTTGATACTTGTGAAAAACTACAGCAAACACAATTAACATTACGTACGTGCGCACTCCTGATATCTAATGACAGAATTAGCGAAATACTGtcttataaaaacataatattataGATGATAACATATAGATCTaaatactatctatctatctatctatcatatctatatatatatatatacttacacatataatatatatatatatatatatatatatatatatatatatatatatgtgtgtgtgtgtgtgtatatatatatatatatatcttatatatatatatatatcaggactCATACACAGATAATATAGAGGAATACTGGGTCTGCTGGAATAAATGAGAAACATATActgccagtctctctctctctttctctctcactcaaTCACAGACACAGTACAACGATGAATTTTGCATAATCACCCCAcctatatagaattaactaactttgcttcatagagtccagtgaaagctgctgaataatgttcccttgttaacatattgaattgcaccccctctatcaTAGAATGAACTCCCTTGTTAACATTGCTTCATAGAGAACTCCCTCagccagtgaaagctgctgaataatgttcccttgttaacatcagcttcatagagtccagtgaattGCACCCCCTAAcatatatagaatgaactccctcagcttcatagagtccagtgaaagctgctgaataatgttcccttgttaacatactgaattgcaccccctctatatagaatgaactcactcagtttcatagagtccagtgatcAGACACACACCCGGCACTTGAAAACACATTGGAAGTCCTTCGATctgaataataaacacagtttgtaGCCACTGTGTGCAGGACAAGCTGCCTGCTTTCCTTCCTCTCAATCCTCAGCACCTCAACAGGTCCTGGCCTCTGTGCAGTAGGTCTGGATTTCATAGCTGGTGGTGACAGGAAGAGGCTACCATTGCAACCCAGGGCTGGACCCCACAGTGCTGGCCTTGTTAATTACTCAGAGAGACGCCAGGCCTGGTAGACTCTGATAGAGTGTGACTAGACGAGTCTGTAGGGGTGGGGTGAAGGGGTAGATTGTATCCAAGGGTACCTTTTTATAGTATTAGTAATTGCTTtctaacctctctctctctgtgtctctctctccctctctttgtcATCCTTtctctgcctccctcccagctccgccatactctctctctctgtctctttgctctctgtcctctctctctctctctctctctctgtcccttctcttccccccccccccccccccaggacgtGTTTTTGATGATTCGACGCGACAAGACGACCATTTTCACCGATGCGAAGGAGTCCACGACGGTGTACGAGCTGAAGCGCATCGTCGAGGGGATCCTGAAGAGAGCCCCCGAGGACCAGCGGCTCTACAAGGTAACCAGAGACCTCGAGAGACCCCCACACAGCCTCCACTACCGCAGAGAGCCCCAGAGAGCCCCAACTACCCTCAGAGACCCACACAGAGCCTCCACTACCCCCAGAGACCCCCACAGAGCCTCCACTACCCCCAGAGACCCCCACACAGCCTCCACTACCCCCAGAGACCCCCACACAGCCTCCACTACCCCAGAGAGCCCCAGAGAGCCCCAACTACCCTCAGAGACCCACACAGAGCCTCCACTACCCCCAGAGACCCCCACACAGGCTCCACTACCTCCAGAGACCCCCACACAGCCTCAACTACCCCGGAGAGCCTCTGCACCCCCAGGTGTAGCATTTTGCGTGATCTCGTTTTCTGTTGTGTGATCGGATGCCGAGACGGGCTTGTGGTTTTCGCCCGGGTCGTTCCCAGCACCCCCCCCCAGcctgcagtgttctgcaatgcagGGCTGTGAGGAAACCCTGTTCTCACAATACGATGTCACGGTAGATGTGCTGGTCCTAATGACCtacttgtaatttattattattattatttaattaatgcatcCAGTCCACTCGTCTGTTGTGGCGTCATCCTCTCCCCTGTGCCGAGAGGGAGTGGGGAGAaatcctgcctctctctctccctcaccctctctcctctccctctctgctctCCCCAGGTGAGCAggtttggagagagagagagggagagtaggGAGTagctctccccctctctctctctctccctctctgtctactccctccccctctctctctctccctctctcccctctctctctgcaggatgACCAGTTGCTTGATGACAGTAAGACTCTGGGGGACTGCGGCTTCACCAGCCAGACCGCCAGACCACAGGCTCCGGCCACAGTGGGCTTGGCCTTCAGAATCAACGGTGAGTCTCGGCTGACCAGCACAGCGCTCGTTCTCCttaggtcttgaaagcttgtggtttttaaattcttattcccatccctgtagtaataataataataataataataataataataatgctggttatCATCATAGGGaagggaatcagactcccgctgcacagcagtgtgatccagtcctgctttcactaggagtttaataatcagactcccgctgcacagcagtgtgatccagtcctgctttcactaggagtttaataatcagactcccgctgcacagcagtgtgatccagtcctgctttcactaggagtttaataatcagactcccgctgcacagcggtgtgatccagtcctgctttcactaggagtttaataataatgcccagcagtgtgatccagtcctgctttaataataataacacacctgagcttgttagctagacacactgggggctgatcaagctggtagtgaaacctggactggatcacgctgctgtgcaataggagtctattTCTTGTAGTTCAGCTCTAGTTTTGGGATCTAGtaccttcatcagcgttactgaaactaaactgactCCAGCAGACCAGTGTTTTAGTGGGTCAGGTtatcacccagtccaggtttcactagcagcttgatcagcccccagtgtgtctagctaacaagctcaggtgtgtcttattaaactcctagtgaaagcaggactggatcacactgctgtgcagcgggagtctgattattaaactcctagtgaaagcaggactggatcacaccgctgtgcagcgggagtctgattattaaactctcctagtgaaagcaggactggatcacactgctgtgcagcgggagtctgattattaaactcctagtgaaagcaggactggatcacactgctgtgcagcgggagtctgattattaaactcctagtgaaagcaggactggatcacactgctgtgcagcgggagtctgattattaaactcctagtgaaagcag
It encodes the following:
- the elob gene encoding elongin-B, translated to PQDVFLMIRRDKTTIFTDAKESTTVYELKRIVEGILKRAPEDQRLYKDDQLLDDSKTLGDCGFTSQTARPQAPATVGLAFRINDDAFEPLRVDSFSSPPELPDVMKPQDSGSSTNEQAVQ